One window of the Epinephelus moara isolate mb chromosome 22, YSFRI_EMoa_1.0, whole genome shotgun sequence genome contains the following:
- the LOC126384360 gene encoding CMP-N-acetylneuraminate-beta-galactosamide-alpha-2,3-sialyltransferase 1-like, translating into MLQLLRKKKFILYLLCIVGIGLFARSTWKLSPFSFHGSGPCACSTCLAEGDLRFRERMTACPQPFLTNNLTVTEETFNWWKRMQSRRPNFTLFKSALESVFDVVPHIPNVTVLEPRPDRCRSCAVVGNSGNLLGSHYGPLIDFHDIVIRINRGPTKGYEADVGTRTTHRVMYPESAVPLDNNTHFMMFPFKRSDFQWLINRLMPGENGKRKAIANKDLVTILNPAFMKYVHETWLLKKGAYPSTGFLTVALSLKICDEVNVFGFGADTDGNWNHYFNIFKDKHFKTGGHPGDFEYGVIEQLHDWKVITFFKGWERR; encoded by the exons ATGCTTCAAttgttgaggaaaaaaaaatttatcCTCTACCTACTGTGCATCGTTGGCATTGGGCTGTTCGCCAGATCTACATGGAAGCTGTCTCCATTTTCCTTTCACGGCTCAGGTCCTTGTGCCTGTTCCACATGTTTAGCCGAGGGGGATCTGAGGTTCAGGGAGCGTATGACTGCATGTCCTCAGCCCTTTCTGACAAATAACTTAACAGTCACAGAGGAAACTTTCAACTGGTGGAAG CGCATGCAGTCAAGAAGACCCAACTTCACTCTCTTCAAATCAGCACTGGAAAGCGTATTTGACGTGGTCCCACACATTCCAAATGTGACGGTACTAGAACCCAGACCTGACCGCTGCAGGAGTTGTGCTGTGGTGGGGAATTCTGGGAATTTGCTGGGATCACACTATGGACCTCTCATAGATTTTCATGATATCGTCATAAG GATAAACCGCGGCCCTACCAAAGGCTATGAAGCAGATGTTGGGACTAGAACAACTCATCGTGTGATGTATCCGGAGAGCGCTGTTCCTTTGGACAACAACACTCATTTTATGATGTTTCCATTCAAGAGAAGTGATTTCCAGTGGCTCATCAACAGATTAATGCCAGG GGAAAATGGGAAGAGAAAGGCGATAGCTAACAAGGATTTG GTGACGATCCTCAATCCAGCTTTCATGAAATATGTTCATGAAACCTGGCTGTTGAAGAAGGGAGCCTATCCATCCACTGGCTTCCTGACTGTGGCTCTCAGCCTGAAGATTTGTGATGAG GTCAACGTTTTTGGGTTTGGAGCAGACACGGATGGAAACTGGAACCATTACTTTAACATTTTCAAAGATAAACATTTCAAAACTGGCGGTCATCCGGGAGATTTTGAATATGGAGTTATTGAGCAATTGCACGATTGGAAGGTGAtcactttttttaaaggatGGGAACGAAGATGA